The following proteins are encoded in a genomic region of Vibrio spartinae:
- a CDS encoding glycosyltransferase family 2 protein encodes MIEQNPLISVIMSVYNGEKFLRETIDSILTQSLSDFEFIIINDCSTDNTLEILEEYENIDDRIVILNNDTNLKLPASLNKGILRAKGKYIARMDADDIALPERFKIQSELLENHHEYDFIGSLVDCFYDGIIDDAYAEKEYMEKVHFNYISDSGNLAETEYKIRKGTYKTTRLCHSSLFGRTQAFRELLYTEDVFAEDWDLYNRALNRGFKITKVPEVLIKYRIVNSGMCGEFNSLPYPEIKKKIKKLNEGILKDCVKTKSYSIMIKFIWYHFVRRSLYTYTSRVLGIMKSLIKKSVFTVMKKVYKSLSNAQLIKLYHILNKSNNYLKRIPILNRVVSLTLQVLNNNDDVNPQIKEPIFKHKVFNIGIWTIEKKWMMGGLNTILKIIPVLIDNGHDVRIINYGIHSDELKSEFIDLLLSLDGFSESFRDKINIVSAATYRHRCLEFNPDDIFISGFWESAEDFIKFRQLKHFNSDTFVYIIQDYEPSMLFRWGSEYIRARNTLEDSNYYPIFNNSEFVSGYLKELGIIKGWLPNQILRGEPCETNPLSPENMSSGPIKIVFYSRPTVDKNIYSIKIEALKLLIDTIKEKDEKKFNEMEIIGIGEEAPDVEHNGFLIKNIGKVDYKDYPVFLQKFNVGLSCIISPAFAYPCIEFPRAGIVTVVNRFANRDLERYSRNIISCENSAQSIFESLQLAIERIDDKKTRYESADFSLPGVDIETATVAMLDAIVQVKYNA; translated from the coding sequence ATGATTGAACAGAATCCATTAATCTCTGTTATTATGTCAGTTTATAATGGAGAAAAATTTTTAAGGGAAACCATTGACTCAATATTAACTCAGTCATTATCCGACTTTGAATTTATCATAATAAATGATTGTTCTACAGATAATACATTGGAAATATTAGAGGAATATGAAAACATTGATGATCGTATTGTTATATTAAATAACGATACTAACTTAAAACTACCAGCAAGTTTAAATAAAGGTATTTTAAGAGCGAAGGGCAAATATATAGCTAGGATGGATGCTGATGATATTGCCTTACCCGAAAGGTTTAAGATACAGTCAGAGTTGTTAGAGAACCATCATGAATATGATTTTATCGGTTCATTAGTCGATTGTTTCTATGACGGAATTATAGATGATGCATATGCTGAAAAAGAGTATATGGAGAAGGTACACTTTAATTATATTAGTGACTCTGGTAATTTGGCTGAAACAGAATATAAAATAAGAAAAGGTACATATAAAACAACTAGATTATGTCACAGTTCATTATTTGGTCGGACTCAAGCTTTTAGAGAATTATTATATACAGAAGATGTTTTTGCAGAAGATTGGGATTTATATAATAGAGCACTAAATCGAGGTTTTAAAATAACAAAAGTTCCAGAAGTGCTTATAAAATACAGAATTGTTAATTCGGGAATGTGTGGTGAATTTAATAGCTTACCATACCCTGAAATAAAAAAGAAAATTAAAAAGTTAAATGAAGGTATATTGAAGGATTGTGTCAAAACAAAATCGTATAGCATAATGATTAAATTTATATGGTACCATTTTGTCAGACGTTCTTTATATACATATACTAGTAGAGTTTTAGGAATTATGAAATCTTTAATAAAAAAATCAGTATTTACAGTGATGAAGAAAGTATATAAGTCTCTTTCTAATGCTCAGTTAATAAAACTTTATCATATTTTGAATAAATCTAATAATTATCTTAAAAGAATACCCATTTTGAATCGAGTTGTTTCACTTACATTGCAAGTTTTAAATAATAATGATGATGTTAATCCTCAAATTAAAGAACCTATTTTTAAACATAAAGTGTTTAATATTGGAATTTGGACAATAGAAAAAAAATGGATGATGGGAGGTCTCAATACCATATTAAAAATAATACCAGTTTTGATTGATAATGGACATGATGTTAGAATTATTAATTATGGTATTCATTCAGATGAATTGAAATCAGAATTTATTGACTTGTTATTGAGCCTTGATGGTTTTTCAGAATCATTTAGAGATAAAATTAATATAGTCAGTGCTGCAACATATAGACACCGATGTTTAGAGTTTAATCCAGATGATATCTTTATCTCGGGTTTTTGGGAGTCAGCAGAAGACTTTATTAAATTCAGACAGTTGAAACATTTTAATAGTGATACTTTTGTATATATAATTCAAGACTATGAACCATCAATGTTATTTCGGTGGGGGAGTGAATATATAAGGGCACGTAACACATTAGAAGACTCTAATTATTATCCTATTTTTAATAACTCGGAATTTGTTAGTGGATATTTGAAAGAATTAGGAATTATCAAGGGATGGCTTCCTAATCAAATATTGAGAGGTGAACCTTGTGAAACAAATCCGTTGTCTCCAGAAAATATGAGCTCTGGTCCTATTAAAATAGTTTTTTATTCAAGACCCACAGTAGATAAAAATATTTATTCTATAAAAATTGAAGCTCTTAAACTTCTGATTGATACCATAAAAGAGAAAGATGAGAAAAAATTCAATGAGATGGAAATTATTGGTATAGGAGAAGAGGCACCAGATGTAGAGCATAATGGTTTTCTGATCAAGAATATTGGCAAGGTTGACTATAAAGATTATCCAGTTTTTCTTCAAAAGTTTAATGTTGGACTATCGTGTATTATTTCTCCAGCATTTGCTTATCCATGTATTGAATTTCCACGAGCTGGAATTGTAACAGTTGTAAATAGATTTGCTAACCGAGATCTAGAGAGATATTCCCGAAACATTATTTCCTGTGAAAACTCAGCCCAAAGTATTTTTGAAAGTTTACAATTAGCGATTGAGCGTATTGATGATAAGAAAACAAGATATGAATCTGCTGACTTTTCATTGCCCGGTGTAGATATAGAAACGGCAACGGTAGCAATGCTAGATGCTATTGTTCAGGTAAAATACAATGCTTAG
- a CDS encoding capsular polysaccharide export protein, LipB/KpsS family translates to MLREDLKQHMEKFPFSMHLLFEGNKTAYGMDLFIESEFIDEAPNIAECYLNVDKFISYRSDEPNPSNVDFVVLWGVSSIDVNSNKLFSYAQRYSKPILIIEDGFIRSFYPMSFGELSSSMRFDPEGCYYDSNFPSAIENLLNSDFILDQKMESYIDKSISRIVNNNITKYSSGNIYKLDKKRDVKGSVLVIDQVYGDMSIKLGGINDDEFDMILEKAITENEGYEIIVKLHPESVLGIRKGHFSVEDLVKRGITVIYDNVNSISLLKQVDKVYCATTQMGFEALLCGKEVHVFGCPFYSGWGRTIDRKNIQRRNKERGIKDLFYSAYIYNTIYVNPITKKRCDLSDILSYFEMYINNSDYLSDIKQKRLDLRIQRLESKIKEIEPLKEASVTLNYHIKRIKNNIMFRFGQKVEFLFYLVERVTEKFWGYFKKLFKE, encoded by the coding sequence ATGCTTAGAGAAGATCTCAAACAACATATGGAAAAATTCCCCTTCTCTATGCATTTGTTATTTGAAGGTAATAAAACTGCATATGGTATGGATTTATTCATCGAATCAGAGTTTATTGATGAAGCACCTAATATTGCAGAGTGCTATTTGAATGTAGATAAATTTATATCTTATCGTAGTGATGAACCAAATCCATCAAATGTAGATTTTGTTGTACTTTGGGGAGTGTCTAGTATTGATGTGAATAGTAATAAACTATTTAGTTATGCTCAGCGATATAGCAAGCCAATTCTCATAATAGAAGATGGCTTTATCCGCTCATTTTATCCTATGAGCTTTGGTGAGTTATCTTCATCGATGCGGTTTGATCCAGAAGGTTGTTATTATGATTCAAATTTTCCATCAGCAATAGAAAATCTATTAAATAGCGATTTTATATTAGATCAGAAAATGGAAAGTTATATCGATAAGTCTATAAGTAGAATCGTAAATAATAATATCACGAAATATTCATCAGGGAATATATATAAATTAGATAAAAAAAGAGATGTTAAAGGATCAGTTTTAGTTATAGATCAAGTTTATGGTGATATGTCAATTAAACTCGGTGGAATAAATGATGATGAATTTGACATGATATTAGAAAAGGCTATTACAGAGAATGAGGGATATGAAATTATAGTTAAATTACATCCTGAATCCGTTTTAGGTATTAGGAAAGGACATTTTTCTGTTGAAGATTTAGTAAAGAGAGGTATTACAGTCATTTATGATAACGTTAACTCTATATCATTGTTAAAGCAAGTCGATAAAGTATATTGTGCAACAACTCAGATGGGGTTTGAAGCTCTACTTTGTGGGAAAGAAGTTCATGTTTTTGGTTGTCCTTTTTACTCTGGTTGGGGGAGAACAATAGATAGAAAAAATATTCAAAGACGAAATAAAGAAAGAGGTATAAAAGATTTATTTTATTCAGCATACATTTACAATACTATCTATGTAAACCCTATTACTAAGAAACGTTGTGATTTAAGTGACATCCTTTCATATTTTGAAATGTATATTAATAATAGTGATTACCTTTCAGATATAAAACAGAAGCGTTTGGATTTAAGAATTCAACGGTTAGAAAGTAAAATTAAAGAAATTGAACCATTGAAAGAAGCGTCAGTTACTTTGAATTATCATATTAAAAGAATTAAAAATAATATTATGTTTCGATTTGGACAAAAAGTGGAGTTTTTATTTTATCTAGTAGAAAGAGTTACTGAAAAATTTTGGGGATATTTTAAAAAATTATTTAAGGAATAA
- a CDS encoding glycosyltransferase family protein, producing the protein MPKRTLNVSIVVYGHQVKDIYTVIHSLFLSARFANVSKLYLTLIDNKGDFLYEELMSIIEEMDFSEKYKLSYVIRSDNPGYGVSNNLAIHESKELYYLILNPDVIFQENSLNEALSYMEKCESCILTSPEIRNEYNAVVSGIKRYPSLLVLFVRFVDIKLLNFLFKRKLDEYTCQDIIDNAKPSKVDIVSGCCMLFKNSSLLQIGGFSDKYFLYFEDFDLSLRASKIGDLYYVPNFKIKHFGGNTGRKGVKHIKCFLSSMIKFFCDYKIKVF; encoded by the coding sequence ATGCCTAAGCGAACACTAAACGTATCTATTGTTGTCTACGGCCATCAAGTTAAGGATATTTATACTGTTATTCATTCTTTATTCTTATCCGCTAGATTTGCAAATGTATCCAAGCTTTATCTCACTCTCATTGATAATAAAGGTGATTTTCTATATGAGGAGTTAATGTCGATCATAGAGGAGATGGATTTTAGTGAGAAGTATAAACTATCATATGTAATAAGAAGTGATAATCCAGGATACGGTGTATCAAATAATTTGGCTATACATGAGTCAAAAGAATTATATTATTTAATTCTTAACCCCGATGTTATTTTTCAAGAAAATTCCTTAAATGAAGCATTATCCTATATGGAAAAATGTGAATCTTGTATATTGACTTCTCCAGAAATCAGAAATGAATATAATGCTGTTGTTTCTGGTATAAAAAGATATCCTTCGCTCTTAGTATTATTTGTTAGGTTTGTTGATATTAAATTATTAAATTTTTTGTTTAAGAGAAAACTAGATGAATATACATGTCAAGATATTATAGATAATGCAAAACCATCAAAAGTTGATATTGTATCCGGTTGTTGTATGCTATTTAAAAATTCTTCTTTACTCCAAATCGGTGGTTTCTCAGATAAATATTTCCTATATTTTGAAGATTTTGATTTGAGTTTGAGAGCATCTAAAATTGGAGATTTATATTATGTTCCAAATTTTAAAATAAAACACTTTGGTGGAAATACAGGTCGTAAAGGAGTAAAGCATATTAAGTGTTTTTTATCTTCAATGATCAAGTTTTTTTGTGATTATAAAATTAAGGTTTTTTAA
- a CDS encoding polysaccharide biosynthesis protein, producing the protein MFTPIQLLLRTRRRNKRLISICYDIFAVLTSLLFAMVLRLDGFHFILGYRESLCVFATLVVTLITFIRFGMYRAVLRYMMLPAIGHIFLAVFLSSLTLALSGFFFQAFIPRSVPFIYAGLAILTLGGPRILIRTIYYYDYKRHKPNVFIYGAGATGRDLTYALIQGDEYHPVILLDDAPTKTGQIMFGIRVHHSDEFERLKSLYQPVKLLLAINNISKGERLRLLEKLSHWPIEVQSVPSVEDIATGKARATDVRDLDLFDLLGRAPVDPDITLLSKNITDKSVMVTGAGGSIGSELCRQILAQNPTTLVLFELNEYNLYKIDQELQSIKFRNNLQTTIITALGSVQKENRVLKLMKAHNVETVYHAAAYKHVPIVEDNIVEGIGNNVFGTLSCANAAIQAGVKNFTLISTDKAVRPTNIMGASKRMAELVLQALADKETDTTFTMVRFGNVLGSSGSVVPLFKKQIRQGGPVTVTHPDIIRYFMLIPEAAQLVIQASAMGHNGQVFVLDMGDPVKILDLAKRMIHLMGMKEYYDGKVDEGDIEIRFTGLRPGEKLYEELLIGENVEGTSHQKIMTASEDKLSWTEMEDLLSQLDVCCHNFDVGCIRRILLDAPTGYQQLPVEK; encoded by the coding sequence ATGTTTACTCCGATTCAATTACTTCTCCGCACCAGACGTCGCAATAAGCGCCTGATTAGCATCTGTTATGATATCTTTGCAGTCCTGACATCACTACTCTTTGCAATGGTCCTTCGCCTTGATGGCTTTCATTTCATCTTGGGGTACAGAGAGAGCCTATGTGTTTTCGCAACACTTGTCGTGACGCTGATAACTTTTATTCGGTTTGGCATGTATCGCGCAGTGCTTCGTTATATGATGCTCCCCGCGATCGGACATATATTCTTAGCGGTTTTTCTATCCTCTTTAACACTTGCACTCAGTGGCTTTTTCTTTCAGGCATTTATTCCCAGAAGCGTCCCATTTATCTACGCCGGTTTGGCCATTCTGACTCTGGGTGGGCCTCGAATCCTCATTCGAACAATTTATTACTACGATTACAAACGCCATAAACCCAATGTGTTCATATACGGCGCTGGCGCAACTGGCAGAGATCTGACCTATGCGCTGATACAGGGTGATGAATATCATCCGGTTATTCTGCTCGATGATGCCCCGACCAAAACCGGACAAATTATGTTTGGTATCCGCGTCCATCATAGTGATGAATTCGAACGGTTAAAATCTCTCTATCAACCGGTAAAACTGCTGCTTGCTATCAATAACATTAGCAAAGGTGAGCGACTACGGTTGCTGGAAAAACTCTCCCATTGGCCAATAGAAGTACAATCAGTGCCCAGTGTAGAAGATATAGCTACCGGTAAAGCAAGAGCAACCGATGTCAGGGATCTGGACCTGTTCGATCTGCTCGGACGTGCACCGGTTGATCCCGACATCACTTTATTATCAAAAAACATCACAGATAAAAGTGTAATGGTCACCGGTGCTGGCGGATCAATCGGTTCAGAGCTTTGCCGACAAATACTGGCACAAAATCCAACAACACTCGTCTTATTTGAGCTTAATGAGTATAACTTATATAAAATTGATCAAGAGCTTCAATCGATAAAGTTCAGAAATAACTTACAAACCACAATCATCACTGCTCTTGGTTCCGTGCAAAAAGAAAACCGAGTTCTCAAACTGATGAAGGCACATAATGTAGAAACAGTTTATCATGCAGCAGCCTATAAACATGTTCCGATCGTTGAAGATAATATTGTCGAAGGCATTGGTAACAATGTCTTCGGGACATTATCCTGTGCCAATGCAGCCATTCAGGCTGGTGTAAAAAACTTCACGCTGATATCGACCGACAAAGCGGTTCGACCGACCAATATTATGGGAGCAAGTAAACGGATGGCAGAGCTTGTGTTACAAGCACTTGCCGATAAAGAGACAGACACAACATTTACCATGGTCCGGTTTGGTAATGTATTAGGCTCTTCAGGCTCTGTCGTCCCTCTGTTTAAAAAACAAATTCGTCAAGGCGGACCTGTTACGGTGACACACCCAGACATCATTCGCTATTTCATGCTCATTCCTGAAGCTGCACAACTTGTTATTCAGGCAAGTGCAATGGGACACAATGGACAAGTATTCGTATTAGATATGGGAGATCCGGTAAAAATATTGGATCTCGCAAAACGTATGATTCACTTAATGGGAATGAAAGAATATTATGACGGAAAAGTGGATGAAGGGGATATCGAAATCCGTTTTACAGGACTACGTCCCGGAGAGAAATTATATGAAGAGCTATTGATTGGGGAAAATGTCGAAGGGACGAGCCATCAAAAAATTATGACGGCGTCTGAAGACAAACTTTCTTGGACGGAAATGGAAGATCTTCTATCTCAGTTAGATGTATGCTGTCATAATTTTGATGTCGGTTGTATCAGAAGAATTTTACTTGATGCGCCTACTGGTTACCAACAGTTACCAGTAGAAAAATAA
- a CDS encoding UDP-glucose 4-epimerase family protein, which produces MKILVTGSSGFVGGRVTQMARDQGWDVLTHGRSAADHARQPSIVCALEPDTDWTPVLNGVDCVVHCAARVHQMNESLAEAQHAYQDVNVLGTLNLARQAAKAGVKRFIFVSSIKVNGEWTKAGQPFLPTFDAQPEDPYGMSKYQAEVGLWQLADDTRLEVVVIRPPLVYGPGVKANFLSMMNWVSRSLPLPFGVIPAKRSLVYLDNLADLIITCCTHPVAAGNTFLVSDDHDISISQLLRLLAKVMNVPSRLIPVPPRLLLWGLSLLGKRAIGQRLCYPLQLDIRATKEKLGWTPPVSLEAGLRQTVRAYQQQKEQQ; this is translated from the coding sequence GTGAAAATTTTAGTTACGGGGAGTTCCGGCTTTGTCGGAGGACGAGTCACACAGATGGCCCGCGATCAAGGTTGGGATGTTTTGACGCATGGCAGAAGTGCTGCAGATCATGCCCGGCAACCATCGATTGTTTGTGCATTAGAACCGGATACCGATTGGACTCCGGTTCTTAATGGTGTTGATTGTGTCGTGCACTGTGCTGCCAGAGTGCATCAAATGAATGAATCATTGGCTGAAGCGCAACATGCTTATCAAGATGTGAATGTGCTTGGTACGCTAAATTTAGCGCGCCAAGCTGCAAAAGCAGGTGTGAAGCGATTTATTTTTGTCAGTTCAATTAAGGTCAACGGTGAATGGACGAAAGCAGGGCAACCTTTTTTGCCGACATTCGATGCGCAACCAGAAGATCCTTATGGTATGAGCAAATATCAGGCTGAAGTCGGATTATGGCAATTAGCCGATGATACAAGGCTGGAAGTTGTTGTGATTCGTCCGCCACTGGTTTACGGTCCGGGAGTCAAAGCGAATTTCTTGTCGATGATGAACTGGGTTTCTCGGTCCCTACCTCTGCCATTCGGCGTGATTCCGGCCAAAAGGAGTCTGGTCTATCTGGATAATCTGGCTGATCTCATTATCACGTGTTGTACCCATCCGGTTGCTGCAGGGAACACCTTTCTTGTTTCCGATGATCATGATATCTCAATTTCCCAGCTCTTACGCCTTTTAGCGAAAGTGATGAATGTGCCGTCTCGTTTGATACCAGTCCCCCCCCGGTTGCTATTATGGGGACTGTCGCTATTGGGGAAACGGGCGATTGGCCAGAGGTTATGTTATCCTCTGCAGCTTGATATTCGTGCAACAAAAGAGAAGTTGGGGTGGACTCCGCCAGTCTCTCTGGAGGCGGGGCTCAGACAAACGGTTCGGGCATATCAACAGCAGAAAGAGCAACAATGA
- a CDS encoding sugar transferase — MIRLLDFVFALLGLMILWPVMLCVCILGYFDTKSPIFTQTRVGRYQKPFTLIKFRTMPPNTQSVATHLVGATSVTKLGAFLRKTKIDELPQLINVLKGEMSLVGPRPCLFNQTQLIEAREQRGVFSVLPGITGLAQVNEVDMSTPELAAELDQKMIQTMSIRNYFLYIIQTVSGKGSGDRV, encoded by the coding sequence ATGATTAGATTACTGGATTTTGTTTTTGCATTACTGGGACTTATGATTTTGTGGCCGGTGATGTTATGCGTTTGTATTTTGGGATATTTTGATACAAAGAGCCCTATTTTTACCCAGACTCGGGTTGGCCGTTATCAAAAGCCATTTACCTTGATTAAGTTCAGGACGATGCCACCCAATACTCAGTCTGTTGCGACACATCTGGTCGGTGCGACTTCTGTGACAAAATTGGGGGCATTTTTAAGAAAAACCAAAATTGACGAGTTACCGCAACTTATCAATGTACTGAAAGGTGAAATGAGTTTAGTCGGTCCGAGACCGTGTTTGTTTAATCAGACACAGTTGATAGAAGCAAGAGAACAACGCGGTGTTTTTAGCGTCCTCCCCGGTATTACCGGATTAGCTCAGGTAAATGAAGTTGACATGTCTACGCCCGAATTGGCCGCTGAATTAGATCAGAAAATGATTCAGACCATGAGCATCAGGAACTACTTCTTATACATTATCCAGACAGTTTCTGGTAAAGGAAGCGGGGATAGGGTCTGA
- a CDS encoding acetyltransferase: MHYDVFNGDADGIIALLQLRLSTPKTHRLITGVKRDIQLLDQVVKLGDATSVTVLDISMMKNIEPLQRLLTQRIPVFYCDHHQSGEIPNSEHLETLINLDAETCTSLLINQKLKGEFIHWAIAGAFGDNLHQRAQSLANHAGLSQEDSEFLCELGTLINYNGYGATLDDLHIPPAELFQQLLNYPSPFTLREEPDSPYYLLQQGYADDYAQIMSLTPLTENPSCRIFELPSTAWARRISGVFGNKLANQSSRQAHAVLTLNENQQDYTVSVRAPLNNRTGADEVCSLFATGGGRKAAAGINTLPCEQKAHFIDVLTQYYQSL, encoded by the coding sequence ATGCACTATGACGTATTCAATGGTGATGCTGATGGTATTATTGCGTTACTGCAATTGCGTCTGAGTACCCCCAAAACACACCGATTGATTACTGGTGTCAAGAGAGATATCCAACTATTGGATCAAGTCGTCAAACTGGGTGATGCAACATCGGTCACCGTGCTTGATATCTCAATGATGAAAAACATTGAGCCATTACAACGCCTCCTCACGCAACGCATTCCTGTTTTCTACTGTGACCATCACCAGAGCGGAGAGATTCCAAATTCGGAACATCTGGAAACGCTAATCAATTTAGATGCAGAAACTTGTACCAGCCTGCTGATTAATCAAAAACTCAAAGGCGAATTTATTCACTGGGCAATTGCCGGCGCTTTTGGCGACAATCTTCATCAACGGGCTCAATCGCTCGCAAACCATGCAGGGTTATCGCAGGAAGATAGCGAATTTCTTTGTGAACTCGGCACCTTGATCAACTACAATGGCTATGGTGCAACCCTTGATGATCTTCATATTCCACCGGCAGAGCTCTTTCAACAACTACTCAACTATCCCAGTCCATTCACGCTAAGAGAAGAGCCTGACTCTCCTTATTATCTCTTACAGCAAGGCTATGCGGATGACTATGCGCAAATCATGAGTCTCACCCCGCTGACTGAAAATCCGTCATGTCGAATATTTGAACTCCCCAGTACAGCTTGGGCGAGACGAATCAGTGGCGTGTTCGGTAATAAACTCGCCAACCAATCCTCCCGGCAGGCTCACGCAGTGTTAACCCTCAATGAAAATCAGCAGGATTATACTGTCAGTGTCCGGGCACCTTTAAACAATCGTACCGGAGCCGATGAAGTGTGTAGCCTGTTTGCGACAGGTGGCGGGCGAAAAGCCGCTGCCGGTATCAATACCCTGCCTTGTGAGCAGAAAGCTCACTTTATCGATGTACTGACCCAGTATTATCAGTCATTGTAA
- a CDS encoding YjbH domain-containing protein, whose product MTIATIVFGLTSLNTYSDEFSPPSLTHSQSDFGGVGLIQMPSGRVMPEGALELNVTNNDDYIYYSLSLQLFPWLETTIRYTQIHDLLYSNDASFSGDTKYTDKSADVKLSLVDESFWLPQIAVGFRDIGGTGLFDGEYIAANKQFGPLDFTLGVGWGYLGNRGNLSGDNQTSADCGRSTGYQGTTGSISLDSMFTGCASLYGGIEYQTPFDPLVFKLEYDGNNYQSDFPVTQGKKAMPVSTPWNIGLVYSFTDWARLRLSYERGNTFTAGISLNTNLATLRPVWIDEPRPDYHPQTKKSTLSKEEWQQLVADIQKIAGYQQASLRQDQANKTVTLTGTQQKYRHKKEAEERAALLIANSGVDADTYKIVETANGQPLTETQINAYAFERVARNDYPGADFDDAKTTNQPSVISGEVTAQGSKNWQFGFTPALQQSFGGSENFYLYAIGVKANGSYRMGQHFILSSSLYGNITDNYDEYKYTVPPDGTDLKRVRTLARQYYDHTFRMDSLQLTYLDHYGDNFYGQAYGGYLESMFAGAGGEVIYRPLNQNWAFGIDGNYVKQRDPDSVLGLYKEEQHFDAQTARYYRVQTGTFTGHATLYWQPQFWSLFNNTLLKISAGQYLTEDKGVTVDFSKQFDSGVIAGVFAAKTNLSASEYGEGSFTKGIYISIPLDLMTIKPSVNRANISWLPLMRDGGQKLNRQYELYNMTDARSPWFTKSITE is encoded by the coding sequence ATGACGATTGCGACGATAGTCTTTGGCCTGACATCGCTAAACACCTATTCAGACGAGTTTAGCCCGCCATCACTGACCCACTCCCAATCCGATTTCGGTGGTGTCGGATTAATCCAGATGCCAAGTGGGAGAGTGATGCCGGAAGGGGCGCTTGAACTCAACGTCACCAATAATGATGACTATATTTACTATTCATTGTCTCTACAGTTATTCCCTTGGTTGGAAACGACCATTCGTTATACCCAGATCCATGATTTACTTTATAGCAACGACGCGTCTTTTAGCGGCGACACAAAATATACCGACAAGTCAGCCGATGTAAAACTCAGCCTTGTAGATGAAAGTTTTTGGCTTCCCCAAATTGCTGTCGGATTCCGAGATATTGGCGGTACGGGACTATTTGATGGCGAATATATTGCAGCCAATAAACAGTTCGGCCCTCTCGATTTTACGCTCGGTGTTGGTTGGGGATATCTCGGTAACCGGGGCAATTTATCCGGTGATAACCAAACCTCTGCTGACTGCGGCAGAAGTACAGGCTATCAAGGCACAACCGGCAGTATTTCTCTGGATAGCATGTTCACTGGATGTGCTTCACTTTATGGTGGGATCGAATATCAGACACCGTTTGATCCCTTGGTGTTCAAACTAGAATATGATGGCAATAACTACCAAAGTGATTTTCCTGTCACTCAGGGGAAGAAAGCAATGCCGGTATCCACACCGTGGAACATCGGTCTGGTATATTCATTCACAGATTGGGCTCGTTTGAGACTGAGCTATGAACGCGGTAATACATTCACCGCGGGGATTTCACTCAATACCAATCTTGCGACCCTGAGACCAGTCTGGATTGACGAACCTCGTCCGGATTACCATCCACAAACCAAAAAAAGCACGTTGTCAAAAGAAGAGTGGCAACAACTCGTGGCTGATATTCAAAAAATTGCCGGCTATCAGCAAGCATCTCTCCGGCAAGATCAAGCCAACAAAACCGTGACGCTCACCGGGACTCAGCAAAAATATCGTCATAAAAAAGAAGCTGAAGAACGCGCTGCATTGTTGATCGCGAACAGTGGTGTGGATGCCGATACCTATAAGATTGTTGAAACCGCAAATGGACAACCCCTGACAGAAACTCAAATCAATGCTTATGCATTTGAGCGAGTCGCTAGGAATGATTACCCGGGAGCGGATTTTGATGATGCCAAAACAACCAATCAACCCTCTGTTATCTCTGGAGAGGTAACAGCACAAGGTTCTAAAAACTGGCAGTTTGGTTTCACCCCGGCGTTACAACAATCTTTCGGGGGGTCTGAGAATTTCTACCTCTATGCCATCGGGGTAAAAGCCAATGGTAGCTATCGGATGGGACAGCATTTCATCCTCTCCAGCAGCTTATATGGCAACATCACGGATAATTATGATGAATATAAGTATACCGTGCCGCCCGATGGGACTGATTTAAAAAGGGTCAGAACGCTGGCACGTCAATATTATGATCACACCTTCCGTATGGACAGTCTTCAACTTACGTACCTTGATCATTACGGAGACAACTTCTACGGGCAAGCATATGGCGGCTATCTGGAATCCATGTTTGCCGGAGCCGGCGGCGAAGTTATCTATCGTCCGCTCAATCAGAACTGGGCTTTCGGTATCGATGGGAATTATGTCAAACAGCGCGATCCCGATAGTGTATTGGGCTTATATAAAGAAGAGCAACACTTTGATGCACAAACCGCCCGTTACTACCGTGTTCAGACGGGAACATTTACCGGTCACGCGACACTTTACTGGCAGCCGCAATTCTGGTCGCTCTTCAACAACACTTTACTGAAGATCAGCGCAGGTCAATACCTTACCGAAGATAAAGGGGTGACAGTTGATTTTTCCAAACAGTTTGATAGTGGTGTGATTGCCGGTGTATTCGCAGCGAAAACAAATCTATCCGCGTCAGAGTATGGGGAAGGGAGCTTTACCAAAGGCATCTATATTTCGATTCCTCTCGACCTAATGACCATCAAGCCAAGTGTCAATCGTGCCAATATTTCTTGGTTACCACTGATGCGAGACGGGGGACAAAAACTCAATCGACAATATGAGCTTTACAACATGACCGACGCTCGCTCACCTTGGTTTACAAAATCAATTACAGAATAA